Part of the Passer domesticus isolate bPasDom1 chromosome 8, bPasDom1.hap1, whole genome shotgun sequence genome is shown below.
ctGTAATCTTCATCCTTGCACTCTCCTGCATGCTGATACAGTGTGAAGGAAGCAGGGATTCCATAAAGCACCTTCTGTAGCTCCTGAGGGAAAACCAGTGGcaagttctttaatttcttagagTTTCAGGCATGtgttgtgtggctgtgctgccccccagggccaggctctgcctctctctgctccagctggtgcttccaaactgccctctgtgatttttatttgcaaaccacctctctgaccagcttccactttgctttaaaaattcagcaccacgtttgtggctgaacaggtcccagagctggggaggaggatttgAGATGCAATTTGCATGACAGAATTGTTACAGCGGGGAAAATGtcacatccctcctgtgcctggcaCTGCTAATCTTGTTCTGAACATTGAAAacctcttcagctgctctcattaTACCTCAGTTTGAttactgctttgatttcacacctctttcatgcaggcttttcctctctccttagcTGGAATTGTCAGGCCTGAGGAGAGAAATTTTGTTGAGCCTTGGGACAGTTCCCATATATCCCAGCTCCTAAAGCTGCTTTGAATTATCTTGGGAACCTGAGCATGAGATAAACTGTCAGGACTTTAGTGAGAGGAAAAGTAAGGCACAGAGGCCAAAGTGTAAATGCAGAGTCTGGGTTACCAGAGTTGTGGGGATCTGAGCCCTGCAAACTCATGTTGTTCTCTATGAATGGCTGATTCCTTCTGTATCTCCTCCTGAAATTTCTGAGgaccagggctggtgctggaactgcagccacacaaactCCCCACGGAGCTTTGTGGGACCCAGTGGGAATCattgatttgctgcttttgatgaaaaGTTGTGACATGAACCTCAGTGTCAGGGAGGTGACAggttaatgctgctgctgtcagacagtGCCCACACACTGTGTCTGGAGACAGctctggagaagatgaagaaaaaccagGATTAAATCCCATGTGCTACTGAGCTCTATCAGAAACTGCTTAGAGTGAAGTCTGTGAAGtgactggggagagctgggtgaaagggacagctctgagaaaTGTGTGGTACATCAGGGATGTCCTAatactgatctttgcacagagatgaaaacttGTCAGTTTGCACGGCCTGAATGTCTGGTTCTGGAAATTCTGCATTGCACAAGATGGgctgagctcatctggctctgaaatatcatctctgcaccttagccaggaacagcatcagagttctgaacagattcatcaaaatcagtcataacccagaggcaaaccttggcaatacacatcggtggcaggtgaggagaccaaaagcttccattcttgttcttgcagaatgaattcagcaataaaataatcctctctcttggcattaaaatactttagtttcagctctgccccagactgtcagtgtcaagtatttctCAGGGTGCTTGgggtaggttctccccctggagctctctgcaggttgatgctaattccagatgttccctcaggttcagatgttttgctgcctgagcagagtgtgcagaacagggattacaagcactggcatttgctgtgctagaaagtgcaagggacatatttgtgccaatgaaggtcacaccttgaactaggaggatcaattcttgttgtgctcagaggagtctggggagagagggggtttccaaaggaaatcttggtccatgtagggctgaggctccctccaggctggctccagcccctcagggtgcccaggagcagggcttgcccacagcccagtgcaccctccttagccctggggctgcccagggaagagccatggctgaggctctgcaggagcacacaggctcagccctgctccaacatgggatccatgggccagggcacgctgggctttgcccctacagctcccaagtgtgtccagagaaactgcaaggagaggctcacctctgacagtgggacccctctgtgcacagggacccccactcctggggtggctgtgccagggacctccagccctgggaacctggagcaagtggaaacaaccactttgcaaaatgctgtctgtgcctgaagcaaatgcaaggagaactggggtgtgaaaaataaaatttgtttattacagaagaacagcaggaaatatactgaacatatttacattgtaagaacatttgtaacaacaacaatcgatagaacatatatacataaaaacctatctaacaaaaatatgtgaaacgtatttacagaagacaaaaagccctaaaatctacattctaaagaacaacaacaaactgtagaacatatatacaaaggttggtgtctctgtctgtgctgtccatcgcacctggaagaaaagcaaatgccacggtcactccagtcaggcacagagggctcttgcatgtgcccccaggatGGCAGacactggcccagcagcaggactctgctaccagaactgagcctggctgggtctgggacggagcttgtgtggagcaaagcaggcacatgacaggctgtggatggccaccagaatccaattCCCTGGGTaaaatgtccctgagcagggagcacccagcccagccccagcctggcagcaggagacccactctgccagtccagctgctggcattgctcttcatgccaagatcatggcctcttcctcaccttcttaaTGAATATCCATGTCcacaatggactcttccatatccacatccatctcttcttcctcatccacatacacgtccatctcttcttcctcctccacatccacatccatctcttcctctccagcgtcttctccgtctatttccatctcctcctccgtATCAATCTTTGtatctacctccatctcctcctctctgtctgggacagcctgcagaggtagcaaaacctcagagtgggctccctgtcccactccatccccacagagctccagcccacccgggcaggtgtggggtgtccacctccatggaatggcaccagaccttcctcagaacaaagaggagcatcctgcagggctggatgacaaaatccaggcactaagGACCTTTCAGGACTGAATGGGTTTTCAGGGGGCAGGTgaaaagcagagtgggcaggagcagggtgaagagcatGTGAACACAATGAACAacggttgtgttgtgccctttgctgggcgctggacgttccagctggagcgtgggctgtgacatcacagttcccaggctccatctgaagtggacagtgaagaccatggaatgatggagtccctgaaaggttgggcttggaagggagcctgaagaacaacatcttgttccaagctgagcagtcttcccccagagcaggctgctcagagccctgttgccaaggatggggcatgcacagcctctgtgcacagcctggccagtgccccaccacccccagtggaaaagagcagcttccttagatgcagcttcaatcaacctgctgcagttgaaagccatccccccttgtcctgtcagcacaggcactgctgaacactctgtccccttctttcctgcgggacccttccagtcctgcagagccacagtgaggcctcccagtgtctcctctctccaggctgagcatccccagccccacttgcccagcagtcagtcacatcagggcgagtcaaggctgaagggtagaaaatagcatcaggaactgagagatgcaagctttagacccaggtttgcctctaaatgtacaaaactaataacagtggaggggaagatggtgggacactggttctgttctaactggtgatttatttttcttcttttctgtcatgctgacccaggtttttctgttggaaaggaagcttggcacaatgtccattgtcttctccatttgtgaaacaccaagcggagtctgggcaggctgatacgcagagcaaaacctgaaaatatactagtgatcctgagcctggtggatgcagctaaacccagccaaaaggaatttctggaaagctgatcctggtttacattatcttgagtttggctttgccaacttcaccagacatttatgaaaaagcaaacaaaaaactcaaaccaaatcagacaaaaacccaatcaatcaatcaaacaaacaaacaaacaaacaaacaaacaaacccatgaagcaaaccaatcaaacaaatagataaaagacgccaaataaaaccaaaggaaatgaagagttagtactagttgtgaggatagcacagcaggcaaatggctgcttcccacaggatcaccatcaaaagccacatagaacagctgctccaaaatatacccaagaggagaaaaagaaaaagtgatgcatggcaactttgggggcagctccacattcaggtgaaggatgagcacgcagtggtacagatccagcattgcccaccgtccaggctgctctttgctcctgatgaaagacccttgcaggactgtggcccctctcagtgcggtgtcagtcactcccagagctctcagctgagccactggcatttgcagagtgacatccaggcacaaacctgctgcctgctgagcatctgtggaagatcctgagcatcttcatgcctaggaccacaaaacagctcaggatttctctgaactgcttttcaggagaGGTTTCCAGATCcctgtgagatctgttcatccctcaacatgtatgacttgatgtacaatgatgcatttgtgttcctttccttcctcctgtgtgccagtgagaaaccatccatgggaatggaggacattgtgtgcagggcaatgtattcctggcttgccattttgcttcactgtcactcagctgaacatggtccttatctaagaaggacttagaacttgcaacaagtgataaattaacctgctccactctccttagcatgggtgtgatgagtgttaaggaaagcagcgagcgcttgccaggatgggagcctgttctttgccagggaggagggagaaaatcttgcttggagtaaattaAGCAACTCTtcttccccaggaagagaagcaattaaatatgtgagtgctgcatgggatgatttgcacaaggattgtctacaatgcaggaatgttcccaataaaccatgcttctcctgaccttcatttttctggatttccaccacatgatagaAGAGAcaatcaatgaaaaaaaagcaaaacaacttgtggggagacgttttttcctttcttcaggcttcctctttcttttgttccctccagagctctcactacatttctgctgtggtttggagCATGTGCTtccctgggcttcttttggctctgggtgtcatggacactcttaattgtggattttttccccttcatctacttctgacctccagccctgggaacctgcagcaagtggaaactacaccTTGGCAatatgctgcctgtgcctgaagcaaatgcaaggagaactggggtgtgaaaaataaaatttgtttattagagaagaacagaagcaaaaatacagaatatatttacattgcaagaatatttgtaacaacaacaatcgatagaacatatatacagaaaaacctatctaacaaaaaatatatgaaacgtatttacagaagacaaacaCCATAAAACCTATATCCTAAAGACAACATCAAAGTGTAAAACGTATGTAGAAAAAGGTGGCATCTCCCTCCATGATGTCCATCGcccctggaagaaaagcaaatgccacggtcactccagtcaggcacagagggctcttgcatgtgcccccaggatGGCAGacactggcccagcagcaggactctgctagcagaactgagcctggctgggtctgggacggagcttgtgtggagcaagcaggcacaggacaggctgcggatggccaccagaatccagtgccctgggtacaatgtccctgagcagggagcacccagcccagccccagcctggcagcaggagacccactctgcctgtcctgct
Proteins encoded:
- the LOC135305684 gene encoding probable inactive protein kinase DDB_G0270444, translated to MLPFVLRKAVPDREEEMEVDTKIDTEEEMEIDGEDAGEEEMDVDVEEEEEMDVYVDEEEEMDVDMEESIVDMDIH